One segment of Paenibacillus rhizovicinus DNA contains the following:
- a CDS encoding NAD(P)-dependent oxidoreductase: protein MDHDRSLTKLSPEAYAANFAETERALTRRAAMEESNRCLYCYDAPCIKACPTGINIPSFIKRIATDNLKGAATAIMNANPVGASCSRVCPTEELCEGACVLNDASEPIRIGLLQRYATDWAMQDGRALFQAGTSNGKRVAVIGGGPAGLSAARELARAGFAVTIFEAKQLAGGLDTYGIVSFRLPQSVSLWEVEQVRKLGVEIRTGIKVGADISAIELIAQYDAIVLAVGMGKVPNLGIEGEKLAGVYDAIQFVEATKAGDPFIPLKGARVAVIGAGNTAVDAATCSVRLGAANVKMIYRRTKEEMTAYAFEYEFAKQDGVEFSWLTAPVRIVGGTDGRVSHLACVRMALSGETGEDGRALTVPVEGSEFRLPVDAVILAIGQTRHLELIEQFGVRHDRGVVLVDEETRRTSHPQIYAAGDVAFGYGQGEAMVVSAAEQGKRAAYAIVRHFDAPHRSAAM from the coding sequence ATGGACCATGATCGGAGTTTGACGAAGCTGTCGCCGGAAGCGTACGCGGCGAATTTTGCAGAGACGGAGCGGGCCTTGACCCGGCGGGCCGCCATGGAGGAGTCCAACCGCTGCCTGTACTGTTACGATGCCCCTTGCATCAAGGCATGTCCGACCGGCATCAATATTCCGTCCTTTATTAAACGGATCGCGACCGACAATTTAAAAGGGGCGGCGACGGCCATAATGAATGCGAATCCCGTCGGTGCCAGCTGCTCGCGGGTTTGCCCGACGGAAGAATTGTGCGAAGGCGCCTGTGTCTTGAACGATGCCTCGGAGCCGATCCGGATCGGGCTGCTGCAGAGGTATGCGACGGACTGGGCGATGCAAGACGGCCGGGCGCTCTTCCAGGCAGGCACCTCGAATGGGAAGCGAGTTGCGGTGATCGGCGGCGGACCGGCCGGCTTGTCGGCAGCGCGCGAGTTAGCCCGGGCAGGCTTCGCGGTCACGATTTTCGAAGCGAAGCAACTAGCAGGGGGACTCGATACGTACGGCATCGTCTCCTTCCGGCTGCCGCAAAGCGTATCGCTGTGGGAAGTCGAGCAGGTGCGGAAGCTCGGCGTCGAGATCCGCACGGGGATCAAGGTCGGCGCCGACATCTCCGCGATCGAGCTCATCGCGCAATATGATGCGATCGTGCTGGCTGTCGGCATGGGGAAGGTGCCTAACCTTGGCATCGAGGGCGAGAAGCTTGCCGGCGTATACGACGCGATACAATTCGTGGAAGCGACCAAGGCGGGCGATCCTTTTATTCCGCTGAAGGGAGCGCGGGTGGCGGTAATCGGAGCCGGGAATACGGCGGTCGACGCCGCGACCTGCTCCGTGCGGCTCGGCGCAGCCAATGTGAAGATGATCTATAGGCGCACGAAAGAAGAGATGACGGCGTATGCGTTCGAATATGAATTCGCCAAGCAGGACGGCGTGGAATTCAGCTGGCTGACCGCTCCCGTCCGAATTGTCGGCGGCACGGACGGCCGTGTATCGCATCTGGCCTGCGTTCGGATGGCGTTATCCGGAGAGACGGGGGAAGACGGCCGGGCGTTGACCGTACCGGTGGAAGGCTCGGAGTTTCGGCTGCCGGTGGATGCCGTTATTCTCGCAATCGGCCAAACCCGGCATCTGGAGCTGATCGAGCAATTCGGCGTCCGGCATGACCGGGGCGTCGTTCTTGTCGACGAAGAGACGCGAAGAACTTCGCATCCGCAAATTTACGCGGCAGGCGACGTCGCCTTTGGCTACGGGCAAGGCGAAGCGATGGTCGTCTCGGCAGCCGAACAGGGCAAACGGGCAGCGTATGCGATCGTGCGGCATTTTGACGCGCCGCATCGATCGGCAGCGATGTGA
- the preA gene encoding NAD-dependent dihydropyrimidine dehydrogenase subunit PreA produces MADLRISIAGISSPNPFWLASAPPTNTGYQVQRAFDAGWGGAVWKTLGDPIINTSSRFAAVHFNGQRVAGFNNIELITDRPLDVNLREIYETKKRFPNHALVVSLMVEPKREKWHEIVKRVEAVGVDGLELNFGCPHGMAERGMGSASGQQPDLVEKQTMWAKEVAETPVIVKLTPNITDITVVARHAVMGGADAISLINTINSLAGVDIHTWNTIPHVGGKGAHGGYCGPAVKPIALSMVAECAKDKAIGVPISGIGGISSWQDAVEFMLMGASGVQVCTAAMHHGFRIVEEMIDGLNNYLDDKGIASAAELTGQVVSRYSTWGELDLNYQVVARIDTETCIKCNKCHIACEDTSHQCIDMLTDEAGGSYLQVREEDCVGCNLCAIVCPVDGAIAMVEVSGGHEPMSWNEMQQAVARTNGSDPTSTSEKEAV; encoded by the coding sequence ATGGCAGATTTGCGCATCTCGATCGCGGGCATCTCATCGCCCAATCCGTTCTGGCTCGCATCCGCGCCTCCGACGAATACCGGCTACCAGGTACAGCGCGCCTTCGATGCCGGCTGGGGAGGCGCGGTGTGGAAGACGCTCGGCGATCCCATTATCAACACGTCGTCCCGGTTCGCCGCCGTTCATTTCAACGGGCAGCGCGTAGCGGGCTTCAACAACATCGAGCTGATCACGGACAGGCCGCTGGACGTGAATTTGCGGGAAATATACGAGACGAAGAAGCGGTTTCCTAACCATGCGCTCGTTGTATCCTTGATGGTGGAGCCGAAGAGGGAGAAATGGCATGAAATCGTCAAGCGGGTGGAGGCGGTCGGCGTCGACGGCCTGGAGCTGAATTTCGGCTGCCCGCACGGCATGGCGGAACGGGGCATGGGCTCTGCTTCGGGCCAGCAGCCCGATCTCGTCGAGAAGCAGACGATGTGGGCGAAGGAGGTCGCCGAGACGCCGGTCATCGTGAAGCTGACGCCCAACATTACGGATATTACGGTCGTCGCCCGGCATGCCGTCATGGGCGGGGCGGACGCGATCAGCCTGATCAATACGATCAACAGCCTGGCCGGCGTCGATATTCATACGTGGAATACGATTCCCCATGTCGGCGGAAAAGGCGCGCACGGCGGCTATTGCGGACCGGCCGTGAAGCCGATTGCGCTCAGCATGGTCGCGGAATGCGCGAAGGACAAGGCGATCGGCGTACCGATTTCGGGCATCGGCGGCATTTCATCCTGGCAGGACGCCGTCGAGTTTATGCTAATGGGCGCGTCGGGCGTGCAAGTGTGCACGGCGGCGATGCATCACGGCTTTCGGATCGTCGAGGAGATGATCGACGGGCTGAACAACTACCTCGACGACAAAGGCATCGCGTCCGCCGCGGAATTGACGGGACAGGTCGTCAGCCGCTATTCCACGTGGGGCGAATTGGACCTGAATTATCAAGTGGTCGCCCGCATCGATACGGAGACCTGCATCAAGTGCAACAAATGCCACATCGCCTGCGAGGATACGTCCCACCAATGCATCGATATGCTGACGGACGAAGCCGGCGGCAGCTATCTTCAGGTTCGCGAGGAAGACTGCGTCGGCTGCAATCTGTGCGCGATCGTCTGTCCAGTCGACGGTGCAATTGCCATGGTCGAG